In Pseudohongiella acticola, the sequence GACGCCGGAGTTGCTGGGTGCTGTCCGTGTCATGCGCGAGTTGGCAACACCGGTTGCCGTGCCGCCGGATGCGCACCTGGTAGACACGTGCGGGACCGGTGGTACGGGTACCGACACCTTCAATATTTCAACGTCCGCGGCAATGGTTGCTGCCTGCGCCGGTGCCCGCGTGGCCAAGCACGGTAACCGCGGCGCCACCAGCAAAAGCGGCAGCGCCGACCTGCTGGAGACGGCAGGGGTGAACCTGGCCATCAGTCCGGAGCAGGTGGCAGCCTGTATTGAAGAACTGGGGGTGGGTTTCATGTTTGCACCCGGTCACCATAGTGCGATGAAGCATGTCATTGGTGCGCGACGTGAAATTGGTGTGCGCACGATCTTTAACATGCTGGGCCCATTGACCAATCCGGCGTCGGCACCAAATCAGGTGTTGGGGGTGTTTGACCCGGTCTGGATTGAACCCATTCTGGATGTACTGAAAGAGCTCGGTTCGCGGCACGTGCTGGTGCTGGCTTCGGATGATGGTCTGGATGAAATCAGTATTTCCGCGCCCACGCAGATAGGTGAGC encodes:
- the trpD gene encoding anthranilate phosphoribosyltransferase; its protein translation is MDIKQSIRRLTDRQDFTADQMTDLMRELMTGKCTDAQVAAVLIALQMKGIRTPELLGAVRVMRELATPVAVPPDAHLVDTCGTGGTGTDTFNISTSAAMVAACAGARVAKHGNRGATSKSGSADLLETAGVNLAISPEQVAACIEELGVGFMFAPGHHSAMKHVIGARREIGVRTIFNMLGPLTNPASAPNQVLGVFDPVWIEPILDVLKELGSRHVLVLASDDGLDEISISAPTQIGELRDGHIVRFTVTPADFGMTQREGFAMLQVHSPQESYALVQKALCYEDEAAGDIVALNAGAAIYAANLVDDLPAGVARAQAILRSGEALQKLQALARFSSAMSTG